Sequence from the Exiguobacterium aurantiacum genome:
ATTGTCATCTACAGTTTGAACTGTTGGCTCATAGTTTCCATGTCTATAGCTGTCGTTGACAGTTCTTTCACAAACTGGTTCATCGTATCACTCGTCACGGCCAACTGTTCAGTAGACGCTGCCACTTCCTCGTTCCCGGCTGTGCTTTCTTCGGAAATCGAAGCAATATCAGATAGTCCTTGCTCAATGGCTTTTTGATTCGTCTCCACATTTCCTAGTCTGGTTTGCATCGAATGACTGAGTGAACGCATCTCACGGACACTCATTTCGATGTCTTCAAACGCGACTTTCGTCGACTCAAGCGTTTGCTTACCTGTCTCTGTTGCCGAGCGGCTCTCTGTGAAAGCACGATCTAGGTCAACAGAATTCCGTTTAACGTTCGCCGCAATTTCTGAGATTTCACTTACTGACTGAGACACTTCATCTGATAACATACGAATCTCGGCAGCAACGACAGCGAATCCTTTTCCATGCTCACCAGCGCGCGCCGCTTCGATGGCGGCATTGAGTGCAAGTAGGTTTGTCTGTTCTGAAATTTGTCGGATTAAGGTCACGAGTTGCGTCACCTCGTCTGCTTGTCTTTCAAAATCTTTCACTTGTCCTTGTGACTGTGTGATCTGTGCATGGATATATGTCATCTGATCTACCGCCTCCGACATATAAGCTTGTCCTTTTAGAGTCGCCGCGCCTACCTGATCTGCTTGTTGGCTCACTTCTTGTCCTTCTGCTGTCGCATGTCTGACAAGAGAGGCGAAGTCGTTCATGTGCTCGTAAAGTTTCATCGTGAGTGTACTTTGATTCTCGACGCCTCCAGCGAGTTCTTCCATCGTATAAGCGATTTGACGTGAAGCGTCATGCACCTCGACGGAAATCGAAGCAACGTTCGCGCTCTCTTTTGAAACTGTGGCTGATGAGGACTGGATACCCGAAACCAGTTCCTTCAGTGTCCCAGTCATTTGTCGCATCGAACTCGCCAACCGCTTGATTTCATCGTCCTTCTTGACGTGGATTGTCTCAATTACCGAAGATGCTGCACCTAGTTCTCCATGAGCGACTTTATTGGCGACTTGGTCCAATATGCTCAACGGTTTTAACTTCCAATCCAAGTACCGCCAGATGATAGCGGTTCCGACACTCATTAAAATGAAGAGTCCTAACACGATTTGAGGGATGATGTCTTGCAACACATCTGACGTGATTGCGGCGACTTCATCTGCTTTTTTATCGAGTCCGAGGACACCAATCACGTTCCCGTCTAGTTTGATTGGGACGAGAACCGTGATGTATTCTCCATACTCAGGATCATGTACGACTCTAGTGGCTACGTCTTCTCCATTAAAAGCAGCTTCAACATTCTCGGGTGACGTCGAAGATAGAATCTTTCCGATATCGTCAGCTTCATCTGCTTCCGCACCGTCGATGATGATTTGAGCCTGATTTTTGTCCAATTCGACCGTGTAAATGTACATGGCTCCGTTTTGTTGACGATATGTATGAAGCTGTTCCCGAAACTGTTCATATACGTCTCCTTTAACCGGAGATTCGACAAACTTGGCATAAGCCGACTTGTCCATATCATCAATCAAACGATTGGCATCATCGATTAGGACCGATTGGACGGTCTTTAAAACGGTATTCTTCGTCCCAATATACTGAAACACCCCGAATAGAATAATCAATAAGCCAATAAAAATCAGCATCACCTGCAAAATCCTCGTTTTTAATGTCCCTATTTTTTTAGTTCTCATCTTCCAATTCCTCCATTCCCTCCATTCTTATCGGCTTAAAAACGATAGTTTGAATATCGCTTTTGTTTTTTTAGTATTTTGTTATTTCCGTGAAATACTATATTTTTTAGTGCATCGCATACAAAAAACCTCGAATGGATTCCCGAACATCCAAGTCGAGGTCTTTAAAAACTCCTCAAAAACTATACTTCTCAATTCCGATTGGGAAGTGGTCAATCAATCATTTTGTATTTTCCACGTTGAGAGTGAGTGCGGCGTCAAAACGAGCCGTAATCTGTTGCGGGCGTGTGATCGCCCCGCCGACGACGACGGCGTGGGTGCCGAGGTCCATGCAGCGTTTCGCCATCTCGGGCGTCAAAATGTTGCCTTCGGCGACGACCGGTTGCGTGACGTGGTCGAGCACGTCCTTCAAGAACTTGAAGTCGTCGTGGAAGAGGAGCGAACCGTTCGTCTCGGCCGTATAGCCGTGTAGCGTCGTCGAGATGTAGTCGAAGCCGATTCGGTCCGCTTCGATACAATCCTCAAGCGTCGCACAGTCGGCCATCAACAGTTGGTTCGGATAAATCGAGCGGATGGCGTGGACGAGCTCTTGCAGTGTCATGTTGCCGGGACGCAGACGTTGCGTCGCATCGAGAGCGATGACGTCGACGCCGACTTCAATCAACTCCTCAACTTCCTTCATCGTCGCCGTAATGAACACGTCACTGTCCGCATAGTCGCGTTTGACGATCCCGATGATCGGGACGTTCACTTGCTTTTTGATTTCACGGATGTCTTTCGCCGAGTTGGCACGGATCCCTTTGGCGCCGCCTTGGACGGCCGCGATGGCCATCCGTCCCATGATGTAGTCGCTATGGAGCGGTTCATCCTCGAGTGCCTGGCACGAGACGATCAATCCGGTTGGTAAATCGGTCATCATTAATCACTTCTTTCTTTTAATCGGTCGAGCGCTTTTAGTGTCTTCATATAGTGCGCTTTTAAGTCTTCATTCGTTTCCATCAATGTTTTCGTCACCGCGTCCGCTGTGAAGAGGAGCGGGAGCTGTGTGTTGATCAAGAACGCCTCGCCCGACGCACCGGCCGTCAACAGTCGGTGGTCGACGAGCTCGGCGAGCGGGGAGTGCTGATAGCCGACGAAGGCGATCGTCGTGCAGCCCGATTCTTTCGCGAGCTGGACGGCTTGGACGACCTCACGGCTCTCGCCGCTGTTCGAGAAGGCGATAATCAAATCGTCTTTCGTCGCGATCGAGGCGTCCATGACCATGCTATGGCTATCGAACGCCGTCGTCGCGAGCAGTCCCATCCGCCGCAAGCGATACTCCATCTCTTGGGCGACGAGTCCGGCGTTACCGAGTCCGTATAAGTGGACCGAGCGGCACCGTCGAATATGGTCGCAGATGGCGAGCAGTTCGTCTTGGTCGATCAAGTGAGCGGTCGTCTGAATCAATTCGATATACGACCGCTGCATCGGTTCGAGTGACGTCGCCGTCTGGGGTAAGTTCGTTTCCGTCAATGTCTTTTGCATCATGAGCTTCAGTGCCGAATAGCTCCCGACCCCAATCGTTTTGCAGAACCGGGTCACGGTCCCAGGTGAAGTCTGGATGGCTTGCGCCAACTCAGTAATCGTCAACTCGATGGCGTCGTTCATATTCGTCATGAGGTAATCGGCAATCTTTTTCTCACTGTCCGTCATCTCTGGATAGACGTCTTTCATTTGTTCCCACACGGCTGTTCCCTCCAACACAATTCGTTATTCGCCCCGGCCTAACGCCTCTTGGACTTCATTCTTAATAATTGTAACAGAAGGACCGTAAATTACTTGAATCCCATTTCCTTTTTGCACGACCCCGTGGGCGCCCGTCGCCTTCAACAAATCCTCGCGGACGTGCTGATGGTCGTTGACGGTGACGCGGAGGCGTGTCGCACAGCAGTCGACCGTGTCGATGTTGGCATCTCCACCGAGAGCGGCGATGATTGCTGTCGTGCGGTCCGATGCGTCAACGTCGGCTGCTTTCACAGCTGTCTCGTCTGAACGTCCCGGCGTCATGAAGTTGAACTTCGTGATGAGGAAGCGGAACGTCACGTAGTAGAGCAAGAACCAGAAGGCACCGATGACCGGTACGAGCATCCAGTTCGTCTTGTCATTTCCCTGTAAAACCCCGAATAAGATAAAGTCGATGAACCCACCTGAGAACGTTTGACCAATCGTGATCTCGAAGATGTGGGCCATCATGAAGGCGAGTCCGTCAAAGATGGCGTGTACCAAATAGAGGACCGGTGCCACGAACAAGAAGGCGAACTCGAGCGGTTCGGTGATCCCCGTCAAGAACGACGTGAGCGCCGCTGAGAACAAGAGACCGAAGACGACTTTCTTCTGTTCTGGTTTCGCGCAGTGGTACATGGCGAGCGCGGCACCGAGCAGACCGAACATCATCGTGATGAAGCGACCTGACATGAAGCGGGCCGTACCTTCATAGAACTGCGTCGTGCTCGGGTCGGCGAGCTGGGCGAAGAAGATTTTCTGCGTCCCTTCAATCAACGTCCCGTCGATGACCATTGAGCCCCCGAGGCCGGTCGTCCAAAACGGGATGTAGAAGATGTGGTGCAACCCAAACGGTCCGAGCATCCGGAGAACGAAGCCGTAGATGAACGTCCCGATATACCCTGTCTTGTCGACGAGTCCACCTAGCGAGAAGATTCCGCTTTGAACCGTCGGCCAGATGAAGTAAAGCGCGATCCCGACACCGATGGCGACGAACGACGTGATGATCGGCACGAAGCGCGATCCGCTGAAGAAGCCAAGGAACTGCGGGAGCACTTGCTTGTTGTAGCGGTTATGCAAGAGCGCGGTCACAATCCCGATGAGAATTCCGCCGAAGACGCCTGTCTCGAGCGTTTGAATCCCGAGTGCCATCCCTTGGCCGGCACTGGCAAGGTCCGTCTCCATCAACTCACCCGTGATTTGAAGCATGGCGTTGATGGTGGCGTTCATGATCAGATAACCAAGCATGGCGGCGAGTCCCGCCGTCCCTTTGTCCGACTTGGCGAGCCCGACCGCGACCCCGAT
This genomic interval carries:
- a CDS encoding methyl-accepting chemotaxis protein, whose amino-acid sequence is MLIFIGLLIILFGVFQYIGTKNTVLKTVQSVLIDDANRLIDDMDKSAYAKFVESPVKGDVYEQFREQLHTYRQQNGAMYIYTVELDKNQAQIIIDGAEADEADDIGKILSSTSPENVEAAFNGEDVATRVVHDPEYGEYITVLVPIKLDGNVIGVLGLDKKADEVAAITSDVLQDIIPQIVLGLFILMSVGTAIIWRYLDWKLKPLSILDQVANKVAHGELGAASSVIETIHVKKDDEIKRLASSMRQMTGTLKELVSGIQSSSATVSKESANVASISVEVHDASRQIAYTMEELAGGVENQSTLTMKLYEHMNDFASLVRHATAEGQEVSQQADQVGAATLKGQAYMSEAVDQMTYIHAQITQSQGQVKDFERQADEVTQLVTLIRQISEQTNLLALNAAIEAARAGEHGKGFAVVAAEIRMLSDEVSQSVSEISEIAANVKRNSVDLDRAFTESRSATETGKQTLESTKVAFEDIEMSVREMRSLSHSMQTRLGNVETNQKAIEQGLSDIASISEESTAGNEEVAASTEQLAVTSDTMNQFVKELSTTAIDMETMSQQFKL
- a CDS encoding N-acetylmannosamine-6-phosphate 2-epimerase, encoding MTDLPTGLIVSCQALEDEPLHSDYIMGRMAIAAVQGGAKGIRANSAKDIREIKKQVNVPIIGIVKRDYADSDVFITATMKEVEELIEVGVDVIALDATQRLRPGNMTLQELVHAIRSIYPNQLLMADCATLEDCIEADRIGFDYISTTLHGYTAETNGSLLFHDDFKFLKDVLDHVTQPVVAEGNILTPEMAKRCMDLGTHAVVVGGAITRPQQITARFDAALTLNVENTK
- a CDS encoding MurR/RpiR family transcriptional regulator encodes the protein MWEQMKDVYPEMTDSEKKIADYLMTNMNDAIELTITELAQAIQTSPGTVTRFCKTIGVGSYSALKLMMQKTLTETNLPQTATSLEPMQRSYIELIQTTAHLIDQDELLAICDHIRRCRSVHLYGLGNAGLVAQEMEYRLRRMGLLATTAFDSHSMVMDASIATKDDLIIAFSNSGESREVVQAVQLAKESGCTTIAFVGYQHSPLAELVDHRLLTAGASGEAFLINTQLPLLFTADAVTKTLMETNEDLKAHYMKTLKALDRLKERSD
- a CDS encoding maltose/glucose-specific PTS transporter subunit IIC, giving the protein MSRLFERAQQFGKSFMLPIAVLPAAGLLLGIGGALSNPNTVQAYPFLDITWLQHLFTIMAAAGSIVFANLAVLFAIGVAVGLAKSDKGTAGLAAMLGYLIMNATINAMLQITGELMETDLASAGQGMALGIQTLETGVFGGILIGIVTALLHNRYNKQVLPQFLGFFSGSRFVPIITSFVAIGVGIALYFIWPTVQSGIFSLGGLVDKTGYIGTFIYGFVLRMLGPFGLHHIFYIPFWTTGLGGSMVIDGTLIEGTQKIFFAQLADPSTTQFYEGTARFMSGRFITMMFGLLGAALAMYHCAKPEQKKVVFGLLFSAALTSFLTGITEPLEFAFLFVAPVLYLVHAIFDGLAFMMAHIFEITIGQTFSGGFIDFILFGVLQGNDKTNWMLVPVIGAFWFLLYYVTFRFLITKFNFMTPGRSDETAVKAADVDASDRTTAIIAALGGDANIDTVDCCATRLRVTVNDHQHVREDLLKATGAHGVVQKGNGIQVIYGPSVTIIKNEVQEALGRGE